The Neobacillus sp. OS1-2 genome includes a window with the following:
- the accA gene encoding acetyl-CoA carboxylase carboxyl transferase subunit alpha has product MAGELEFERPIVELRKKITELKEFTKTADVDLSAEIVKLETRLVKLEQEIYENIKPWDRVQIARLANRPTTLDYISFLFEGFFECHGDRTFADDEAIVGGVAKFKGLPVTVIGHQRGKDTKENIRRNFGMPHPEGYRKALRLMKQADKFNRPIICFIDTKGAYPGKAAEERGQSEAIARNLFEMAGLKVPVICIVIGEGGSGGALALGVGNRIYMLENSTYSVISPEGAAAILWKDAALAKNAAETMKITAPDLKELGIIDAIIPEIKGGAHKDVKMQAAEIEKVIKDSLQQLLKLSEEELIADRYNRFRTIGEYTEMKDYIGVN; this is encoded by the coding sequence ATGGCAGGGGAATTAGAATTCGAACGACCAATTGTGGAGCTAAGAAAGAAAATCACTGAATTAAAAGAGTTCACAAAAACAGCCGATGTCGATTTAAGTGCTGAAATTGTTAAATTAGAGACTAGGCTAGTTAAGCTAGAGCAGGAAATATATGAAAATATTAAGCCATGGGATCGCGTACAAATTGCACGTCTTGCGAACAGGCCGACAACTCTTGATTATATTTCTTTCCTTTTTGAAGGGTTCTTTGAATGCCATGGTGACCGAACGTTTGCGGATGATGAGGCAATCGTTGGCGGTGTAGCTAAATTTAAGGGGCTTCCTGTCACCGTGATTGGCCATCAGCGGGGAAAAGATACGAAGGAGAATATTCGCCGCAACTTTGGAATGCCTCATCCTGAGGGGTACCGCAAGGCTTTACGCTTAATGAAACAGGCGGATAAGTTTAATCGACCAATAATTTGTTTTATTGATACGAAAGGTGCCTATCCCGGTAAAGCTGCCGAAGAGCGCGGTCAAAGCGAAGCGATTGCCCGAAACCTCTTTGAAATGGCGGGTCTAAAGGTTCCTGTCATTTGTATTGTAATTGGTGAAGGCGGAAGTGGTGGTGCCTTGGCACTAGGTGTCGGAAACCGCATCTACATGCTCGAAAACTCAACTTATTCTGTTATTTCTCCTGAAGGAGCGGCAGCTATTTTGTGGAAGGATGCAGCACTTGCCAAAAATGCGGCCGAAACAATGAAGATTACTGCTCCTGACTTGAAGGAATTAGGAATCATTGATGCCATTATTCCCGAAATCAAAGGCGGGGCACATAAAGATGTGAAAATGCAAGCGGCAGAAATTGAAAAAGTGATAAAAGATTCCCTTCAACAGCTGCTTAAACTTTCAGAGGAA
- the accD gene encoding acetyl-CoA carboxylase, carboxyltransferase subunit beta, giving the protein MALKDLFSKNQPKKKKYATISKDMAKHDVPEGIMTKCPSCKKIMYTKELVKNAKVCLHCGYHFQMNAKERIDSFIDEGSFVEINENMVSKNPLNFPDYLEKLEKDRQKSKLNEAVVTGMGTVNGQKIVVAIMDATFRMGSMGSVVGEKITLAIEKADELAIPFIIFTASGGARMQEGALSLMQMAKTSVALKRFSNNGGLIISIMTHPTTGGVSASFASLGDYNFAEPGALIAFAGRRVIEQSIREELPEDFQTAEFLLKHGQLDAIISRIDLVEKITNILDIHNPGGELEWQGN; this is encoded by the coding sequence TTGGCGCTTAAAGATCTTTTTTCTAAAAATCAACCGAAAAAGAAAAAATATGCAACCATTTCAAAAGACATGGCTAAACATGATGTTCCAGAAGGGATTATGACCAAATGCCCTTCATGTAAGAAAATCATGTACACAAAGGAATTAGTGAAAAATGCAAAGGTTTGCCTTCATTGCGGTTATCATTTCCAGATGAATGCAAAAGAGCGGATTGATAGCTTTATTGATGAGGGCAGTTTTGTAGAAATTAATGAAAATATGGTTTCGAAAAATCCACTAAATTTTCCAGACTATCTAGAAAAGCTTGAAAAAGATCGGCAAAAAAGTAAGTTAAATGAGGCTGTTGTCACTGGAATGGGGACGGTTAATGGTCAAAAAATAGTTGTGGCGATTATGGATGCTACTTTCCGGATGGGAAGCATGGGCTCTGTCGTGGGTGAGAAAATTACCCTTGCGATCGAAAAGGCAGATGAACTTGCGATTCCCTTCATCATCTTCACTGCATCAGGTGGTGCTAGAATGCAGGAGGGAGCCCTGAGCTTAATGCAAATGGCTAAAACAAGTGTTGCGTTAAAGAGATTTAGTAATAACGGTGGCTTAATTATTTCCATTATGACACACCCGACTACGGGGGGCGTTTCTGCAAGCTTCGCTTCATTGGGTGACTACAACTTTGCTGAACCGGGGGCGCTCATTGCTTTTGCCGGCCGCAGGGTCATTGAACAATCGATTCGTGAGGAATTACCGGAGGATTTTCAAACAGCGGAATTCCTGTTAAAACACGGCCAGCTAGATGCGATTATTTCACGAATAGATTTGGTGGAGAAGATCACGAACATTTTAGATATTCATAATCCGGGAGGTGAACTCGAATGGCAGGGGAATTAG
- a CDS encoding GntR family transcriptional regulator, with protein MISSDGLKTGDKIPSERELSERLNFGRSSVREALRALELLGLIETRRGEGTFIRDFRGHQLVQLLSTFILQDEKAKQDVFETKNYIEMDCLRLALKRVSKQQVESLQEWVTKTDSFTDDEFFQRIIEVSDNHLFLRMWLILKEYYYSLEDYSVDYQREDYLVILGAIAEKNEEKTLSAYGKLRNLSDFTDKY; from the coding sequence ATGATTAGCAGTGATGGACTGAAAACTGGAGATAAGATTCCTTCAGAACGGGAATTGTCGGAGCGCCTGAATTTCGGGCGCTCTTCCGTTCGGGAGGCACTTAGAGCACTAGAACTGCTTGGCTTAATAGAAACAAGGCGAGGCGAAGGGACGTTTATTCGGGACTTCCGAGGTCATCAATTGGTTCAGCTTCTCAGTACATTTATTTTGCAAGATGAAAAAGCAAAGCAGGATGTATTCGAAACCAAAAACTATATTGAGATGGATTGCCTCCGGTTAGCACTGAAAAGGGTCAGCAAGCAGCAGGTTGAATCCCTGCAGGAATGGGTAACCAAAACGGATAGCTTTACGGATGATGAGTTTTTTCAACGAATTATCGAGGTTTCAGATAACCACTTATTCTTAAGAATGTGGTTGATTTTAAAAGAATATTATTATTCATTAGAGGATTATTCTGTAGACTATCAGCGCGAAGACTATCTGGTTATATTGGGAGCAATAGCAGAAAAGAATGAAGAGAAGACACTTTCGGCCTATGGCAAACTACGAAATTTGTCTGACTTTACCGACAAATACTAA
- a CDS encoding NADP-dependent malic enzyme, which yields MTLREEALHMHRINKGKLESKSKVPVRNAHDLSLAYSPGVAEPCKDIYEKPETVYDYTMKGNMVAVVSDGTAVLGLGNIGPEAALPVMEGKAVLFKSFAGVDAFPICLNTTDVEKIIETVKLLEPTFGGVNLEDIAAPNCFVIEERLKKEANIPIFHDDQHGTAIVTVAGLVNALKLIGKKMTEIKIVASGAGAAGIAIIKLLYSYGVRDIIMCDTKGAIYEGRPQGMNSVKAEVAKFTNRDNLTGSLADVIKGADVFIGVSVAGALTKEMVASMNTDAIIFAMANPDPEIMPDDAKAAGAKVVGTGRSDFPNQVNNVLAFPGIFRGALDVRATHINEKMKVAAVEAIAGLISEDELHADYVIPAPFDPRVAPNVAAAVAKAAMETGVARIKVDPDDIKEKTQRLAIIGKSE from the coding sequence TTGACTTTACGTGAAGAAGCATTACATATGCATCGGATTAATAAGGGGAAATTAGAGTCGAAATCAAAAGTTCCAGTTAGAAATGCACATGATTTAAGTTTAGCCTATTCACCGGGTGTGGCGGAGCCATGTAAAGATATTTATGAAAAACCTGAAACGGTATACGATTATACCATGAAAGGAAACATGGTTGCTGTGGTTTCCGATGGTACGGCGGTCCTTGGACTTGGTAATATTGGACCTGAGGCAGCACTTCCTGTTATGGAAGGCAAGGCCGTTTTGTTTAAAAGCTTTGCCGGTGTTGATGCGTTTCCCATTTGTTTAAATACAACGGATGTGGAGAAAATTATTGAAACGGTTAAGTTGCTTGAACCAACTTTCGGGGGAGTTAATCTCGAGGATATCGCCGCTCCTAATTGTTTTGTCATTGAGGAAAGATTAAAGAAGGAAGCAAATATTCCGATTTTTCATGATGACCAACATGGCACAGCCATTGTTACGGTAGCGGGTCTTGTCAATGCCCTTAAATTAATTGGAAAAAAGATGACTGAAATTAAAATAGTGGCAAGTGGTGCTGGTGCAGCTGGGATTGCCATTATTAAATTGCTATATAGCTATGGTGTTAGAGATATTATTATGTGTGATACAAAAGGTGCGATTTACGAGGGCCGCCCGCAGGGAATGAACTCAGTCAAAGCAGAAGTAGCCAAATTTACCAATCGCGATAATTTAACAGGCAGTCTCGCGGATGTAATTAAAGGTGCTGATGTATTTATTGGGGTATCCGTTGCAGGAGCACTTACAAAAGAAATGGTGGCATCAATGAATACGGATGCGATTATTTTTGCCATGGCAAATCCGGATCCTGAAATAATGCCTGATGACGCCAAAGCAGCTGGGGCAAAAGTAGTTGGAACCGGTCGCTCTGATTTTCCAAATCAGGTCAATAATGTCCTTGCTTTCCCAGGAATTTTCCGTGGAGCACTTGATGTTCGCGCGACGCATATTAATGAAAAAATGAAAGTAGCTGCAGTGGAAGCCATTGCCGGCCTAATCAGTGAGGACGAGCTTCATGCCGATTACGTCATTCCTGCACCATTTGATCCAAGGGTAGCACCAAATGTAGCAGCGGCTGTCGCAAAAGCAGCAATGGAAACCGGTGTGGCCCGTATTAAGGTAGATCCTGATGATATTAAGGAAAAAACGCAAAGGCTCGCGATAATTGGCAAAAGTGAGTGA
- a CDS encoding OB-fold nucleic acid binding domain-containing protein yields the protein MGEKLEITSNAYLSLLQIASKMAGFSLGEADLLRRAVGKKQKEVLDKERNHFVQGALKKGYNQGLANDIYDLIVRFANYGFNRSHAVAYSMIAYQLAYLKANFPVHFMAGLLTSAIGNDTKIAQYILETRQKEIVVLPPSINHSTYSFHVEKTDAIRFSLAAIKSVGGAALKEIFQSRKRKKFDDLFDFCIRISQKAINRKTLEFLVHSGCFDEFGEDRAVLLASLDVAIEHAQIFKPDDSNQFDLFDDEMIPKPKYVQVDPISLENKLIFEKEALGLYLSDHPISIYEKNLTRVGASLLYQLRSDNKRAIAGVYLSTLKSIRTKKGDSMAFLTVSDASGEMEAVVFPTVYKRYQPLLRQGNFLLIEGKIEDRDEKRQFIIQQITELEQWLQTKMVNQPVLYIKISSTQQDQLVLPKIKQLLQASKGDAVVVLHDEGTRKSVKLGAENNVNPTPAVIQQLRNLLGEKNVVLKD from the coding sequence GTGGGGGAAAAGCTGGAGATAACATCAAATGCTTACCTATCACTATTGCAAATTGCTTCGAAGATGGCAGGATTTTCACTTGGTGAAGCAGATCTTTTACGACGGGCGGTTGGAAAAAAGCAAAAGGAAGTTCTTGATAAAGAGCGAAATCATTTTGTCCAAGGGGCTTTGAAGAAGGGATATAACCAAGGACTTGCGAATGATATATACGATTTAATTGTTAGATTTGCAAACTACGGCTTTAATCGGAGCCATGCGGTTGCCTATAGTATGATTGCTTACCAGCTCGCCTATTTAAAGGCGAATTTTCCGGTCCATTTTATGGCGGGTCTCTTAACCTCGGCCATCGGTAATGACACAAAAATCGCCCAATACATTTTGGAGACGAGGCAAAAGGAAATCGTTGTACTGCCTCCATCCATAAATCATAGTACCTACTCATTCCATGTAGAAAAAACGGATGCGATCCGCTTTAGTCTTGCCGCCATCAAAAGTGTTGGGGGTGCCGCCTTAAAGGAAATTTTTCAATCAAGGAAACGTAAAAAATTTGATGACCTCTTTGATTTTTGTATTAGAATTTCTCAGAAGGCAATTAACCGCAAGACACTTGAATTTCTTGTTCATTCCGGTTGTTTTGATGAATTTGGCGAAGATCGTGCCGTTTTGTTGGCAAGTTTGGATGTAGCTATCGAGCATGCCCAGATTTTCAAACCGGATGATTCCAACCAATTTGATTTATTCGACGATGAAATGATCCCGAAACCGAAATATGTTCAAGTTGACCCGATAAGTTTAGAAAATAAGCTGATATTTGAAAAAGAAGCGCTTGGCCTTTATCTCTCTGATCATCCTATTTCTATTTATGAAAAGAATCTCACCCGGGTTGGGGCATCATTGTTATACCAATTAAGAAGTGATAATAAAAGGGCCATCGCGGGTGTATATCTTTCCACGCTGAAATCGATTCGTACCAAAAAGGGTGATTCGATGGCATTTTTAACGGTAAGTGACGCCAGCGGTGAAATGGAGGCAGTGGTATTTCCTACTGTATATAAGAGGTACCAGCCATTATTACGGCAAGGGAACTTTCTACTGATCGAAGGGAAAATAGAAGATCGCGATGAAAAGCGACAATTTATCATTCAGCAGATAACAGAATTAGAGCAGTGGTTACAAACAAAAATGGTAAACCAGCCAGTCTTATATATTAAAATTTCCTCCACTCAGCAAGATCAGCTGGTACTGCCAAAAATAAAGCAGCTATTACAGGCGAGTAAAGGGGATGCTGTGGTTGTTTTACATGATGAGGGGACTAGAAAGTCAGTGAAATTAGGGGCAGAAAACAACGTCAATCCAACCCCTGCAGTCATTCAGCAATTAAGAAATTTACTTGGAGAAAAAAATGTTGTTCTAAAAGATTAA